Genomic window (Paenibacillus sp.):
ATTAACAGGTTAATTCACAAACCGATTGACTATAACAGACCGATTGATGTTTTTAAACAAGCCTTAAAGAAACAATATAATGACATTTAGTAAGTATTTCGAGGAAGGCACTGGCATCACATAACACCGCATTCACGCATCGGGCTGGCGCCCTCGGTCGCAGACGTGGATTCGAAGTAGTGGATGCTGCGACAACTCCCTACGGGAGTTCGTGAATGCGAGAAACGTTATGTGAAATGCGAAGTTAAAATAATAGATGGGAGATGTGTTCAAATGAAGTTTCTAAAAACCGATAGACCAAATAATATTTTTTATGGAGATTTATTTGACATCAACGGGAAGGGATGTTTAATATTCGGATCCGGCAAAACAAAAGCATGTCGAGTGGCAGGAGAGGATATTGCACTAGATTTTGTTTGTTTAACGAGAGAAGGGGATGAGGTTTTTGGTCATTTTGAAATGTTCATGAAGCTTGATGGCTCTCCTGATCCAATTAATCAAAGAAAGAGAATAGATTATTTTGTTAGAATGCTAGATCAAATTGAAACTTCTCAATCAAATAACGTCCATCATGGAAATATAATTTCAGTAAGCTATGATGAATTTGTAAAGCTTTCTAGGTTTAACATATGTTTTACTATAGGATTCGAAACCCTTGAAACGTCTCCTGAAAAACGTATTACTAATTTTCTTAATTTGACTAAAAATGCTGATATTAAAGAATTCATAGTTGTTCCTTGGAAATCATCCCATGAAGAAAAAGGGACGATCATTAAAAAACATATAAATTAAGACCATTTGAGGGTAACTCTAAAGCACTTCACATAACAATGCATTAAACGCATCGGGCCTGATGGCCCTCGGTCCGCAGACATGATCTCGATGAAGCTAGAGCTGCGGACAACCTCCTACAGAGGTTCGTGAATGCAGGAGACGTTAGGCGAAAGATCGAAGATAAATTTAGTCAGGGCGGGTTCAATGATGCTCGAAGGAAAACTAATTGAAATTATGCTCATAAATCCCAGAACAGTCATAGATTTAGAAACGGTAAAGTCATTAGAGTTAAAGAACTGGTTCATTGCGGCCGGGTATGTCCGCAATCAAGTTTGGGATCATTTGCACAACAATAAAAAGCCTTTAATCTTTGAGGATGTAGATATCATTTATTATGATTCAAGTGATATTACAGAGGAAACAGACAAGAAATACGAGGAGCAGCTTAGAGCGAAAAATTCTAATTTAAACTGGTCAGTTAAGAATCAAGCAAGGATGCACTTAAGGAATAACCATGAACAATATTTAAGTATAGACGACGCAATGAGGCGATGGCCTGAAGCAGCAACAGCGGTAGGAATCAAGTTAACGGATCAGGATCGAATTGATGTAATCGCTCCACATGGATTAGAGGATTTGTTTGAATTAAAGTTAAGGCAAAGTAGATATTGTAAGGATCGGGCTATTTTTATGAAGAGGATTTATGATAAGAAATGGTTAGATAGATGGAACCAGTTAAAGATAGTGTTAGGGTAACTCAGAGATCCTTCGCCTAACACCGCATTCACGCATCGGGCTAACGCCCTCGGTCCGCAGAAGAGATTCAGTGAAGCTAGTGCTGCGGACAACTCCCTACGGGAGTTCGTGAATGCAGGAGCCGTTATATGAAAGATATGCAAAGTCAAAAGGGGCGAAATAATGTGATATTTAATTTATTTCGTAAGGGTAAAACAGAATCGGTATCTTTAGAAATGCAAATTCAAACATTAATTGACCTAGGTGTAACTTTTAACTTGTCGGATGCAGAATTAATTAAGGGATTGACGGATCAATTTGATAGGCAAGTTTACGAAGAAGATCCGTACAGACTACTCATTTCCGTTGCTGGTACTGATTTGCTCGATAATAACGGGAATGAATTACGGCTGTCATATGACATTTTAAGTTTTGATACTGAGTGCGTTGAGGATGAGTATATATACACAGATGTTATAACTCAGTTTTTGCGCCTTGCAAAATTGGAAAATTACATAAGTGAGTTAGACAGCAAAGTTAATTTTAATGAAGAAACTGCCTATATAACTTTCTTATTTGAGCAAAAAAGATATAAGTGGAATATAAGCTTTGACAGCGATTGGTTTGATGTTAGCGTCTTAGAGAGAATGGCGAGTGTGATTGAAAGGCCAAATATGAAGTTCATTTATTTTAATGATGGGCAGCATCTTACATTAATGTACTGTTCCAAAGCGGTATTTAAACAAATAAATAATCTAACAAAGAACAAATTCAGAATGTTAGCATAATCGAAGAAGGCGTATCCTTCATATAACACCGCATTCACGCATCGGGCCGAACGGCCCTCGGTCCGCAGAAGATCATTCGAGGAAGCGGGAGCTGCGGACAACTCCCTACGGGAGTTCGTGAATGCAGGGGACGTTATGTGAAATCGGGCTAAGAACATTAAAAACAAAGGAGCTCATTAGAATGGCTAGTAGGTTTGGTATCTTCAGGGAAGATGTAAGAAAAACAAATAAGGAATATTACTCATTAAGAGACAACAAAGTGAATTTTTATTTGATACCAGGAATGAATTTTATAGAATCTATTGGGTCTGGAAAACGAGATATTTATAAAATGCATGATTATAAAGAGGTTTGGACAATCGGGCGATTTATTAACCGCGTAAAATACTATACGGTAAGAGAATTAGGTAAAAACTTCAGTAGAATGCCATTAGAATTAGCTTGGGGAGATTCGGATAATGAATATAAAGCATCAATGTGGGTGCCTGAATATATATCTGATGATTTATTTGAAGTGACAATGAGTGATCTCGGAAGAAAATATGATTTTGTAAAAGATCTGTCTATATCTCTAATCTTCAGGAAAGAAAGGAATTGTGCACAGCTACTTCACTTCGGAGAATATAACCAAATAGAATCGTCAAAACAATACCTCCTTGAAGGAATATATGCAGAAGGATTTACCCCGACGGGCAAACTTGGAGAAATATTTTTGAACCATCCGCACTGTAACCCACCGGATAAACTCCAGATACTCCTAAGACAAGAAATCGCTGATAGCAAACTCAAAAAAGCGCCCGACATCACATAACACCGCATTCACTCATCGGACTGACGCCCTTGGTCGCAGATGAGAATTCGAAGAAGTGATTGCTGCGACAACTCCCTGCGGGAGTTCGTGAATGCAAGGAACGTTATGTGAAATTGCACGTTATTTAAGTGAAAGTCGGTGAAGTATATATTTAAAGATCATTGGAACCCAACTAAAGAAGAAATATACAACTGGGCACTTGACGAAGATGCATTGTGTGACCAGGATTGGGAACTCGCAGTTGCCCAGTTTGAACATTTTGAGCTTATGGTTCAGTTGGCAAATGATAATTCATTGGCTAAGAGATATTTTTTTCTAGGTTGTTTATATGTATTTACGGGGGATATTGTTCGAAGTGAAAATCAAAGCGAAATCGAAAGACTCAAATCTTTAATTAATCAACTGAATTTAAAGAATGAGAGCAATGAAATAAAGGACTGGAGACTTCGTTCTTTGTATCTAATCCAAAACCCTAGTCAATATGATTATACATATTGGGGGTTAAATTCAAAGTACATTTAACTTATTCGTAGGTATTTCAAAGAAGTGTGCAACATCACATAACACCGCATTCACGCATCGGGCTGACGACCTCGGTCCGCAGAGATCATTCGAAGAAGCTGGTGCTGCGGACAACCTCCTACGGAGGTTCGTGAATGTAGGAGACGTTGCTGAAATCCTCGAAAATCAAATAAAGGTGGTCACGCCGTGGGTCAACTCTCCCAAATAACCAAAGAGTTGTATTACAAAATATATAAAAACATTGATAACGGGCAAGATTACTTAAATTGGTCTTTTGCCTGTATAGATTATGGACTTGAAGGAAAATTCGTTTTGCAACTAGCTTCATTAAAAAGTACTGAGAGTTTGTTTATTTTTAAGGAGTATTTTGATAGGGCAATGAGAGAGATGGACTTTGAAATCCCTACTTTCGAAGAATGTTCATTAGCCTATATGGTCAAATATTGTAATGAGATTCTAAGTAATACATCTAGAGATATTTTCGATATCGTAAAGGATATTTTTAATGTAGTTGTTCTGGATCTTGACCGGGCAGCGGAGTATTCGGTTTGGCTGGAATTAGATGATGGAATAGATAGAATTAGGTACGATGATGAGTATTTCAAACCAGATGAAGAAGAACTTAAAAACCGAATAATAGAAGAGGCAAGAATTTTGTTAGCAACTCAAAACGTCGAGGACTTCAGATAACACCGCATTCACGCATCGGGCCAGCTACCGCCGTCCCTCGGTCCGCAGAAGATCATTCGGGAAAGCCGGAGCTGCGGACAACCTCCCACGGAGGTTCATGAATGCGGAAGCCGTTATCTGAAATGACCGTATAAAAAACAATAAAGGCAGGCTTCGATAAATTTCATGTTACCCTTACCTAAAGGAATTAGTGGATTCGGAGAAGTTGAAGGAAACAGAATAGAGCTAGATGAATTTAAACGAATATGTTATCACTTAATGATTGTGTTTCAATTTCAAGGTTTTGAATTGATAGATACTTATAGTGGTAATTATTATATTGGAAAGTTGATGAGAGCGGGCAATAACCGGGACATATTTATTCTAATGAATCAATGTTATCCAATTCTTTCCTTTGCCGATGAGTATGAATACGGGAATATAAATTTTGTAGAAGAGAGCACAATTGCTGAATATCTTAGTAATTTAGAGTATCGGTTAACTTCGATTGAAGGAGATCAAATAACTAATTACAAAGTAATAACTTTAGAAAAATTGAATGTAAGTTTAAGTGACTCGTTAATAGAAGGTTTACATAAAGAAGAGAAGAAACAAATTGATTATTGGAGACCCAGTAAAGTTAAAGATATTATCTTTAACAATTGGGATTGAAAGTATATCGAAGAAGACGGTCACTAACACCGCATTCACGCATGATGCCCTCGGTCGCAGACGTGGGTTCGGGGAAGCTGATGCTGCGACAATCTCCTACGGAGGTTCGTGAATGCGAGGAACGTTATGCGAAAACCTCGGAAAACAAATTATGTGGGTGATCACAAAGATGAATAGAGAAAGAGCATGTTCTGCTATATTATTTAATGGAAAAATTATAATGGTAAAAGTAGTCGAGAAAGATCACAGTTTTTGGACTCTTCCAGGGGGTGGAGTAGAAGCAGGTGAGAGTCGAGAACAAGCAGCAATTCGTGAGGTAATGGAGGAAGTTAACTTAGAAATTAATATCGTAAGATATTTGTTTGAACGTAAGTATGCTGCAGGTATTGAATATTGTTACCTGGCTGAACCCAAAGATATTAAAAAATTAAATATTGAACTTGGGTATGACCCGGAGCTGGAGGATTATGAGCAGGTTTTAAAGCAGGTAGAATGGTTTGAAATCGATAAAGTTAGGGAAGATCTACATGTTTCAAGAGTAATTGAATCATTAAGTCAAGAAGAGATAAATAAATACAATGTTAATGTGGTGAGATAAATAAAGAGATATTTTGTAAGTATATCAAAGATGTCGAGGTCATCGCATAACACCGCATTCACGCATTGGGCCTAACGGCCCTCGGTCGCAGGCGTGAGTTCGAGGAAGCGGTTGCTGCGACAACTCCCTACGGGAGTTTGTGAATGCAGGAGGCGTTATAGGAGATGGCTGCAAATCGGATAAAACATTGGAGGTTATTCATGGGCGTAGAGTGGTATGACATGATCGCTAGAAGAAATGGCGGATACCAGGGAAGATCTATATATACAATTGAAGGGAGATCAGCAGAGGATCTCTTTGAAGAACGGTTAATGAAAATGTTACCAAATTTTCGGACTGTACTGGATGCTGGGTGTGGCCATGGTGATTTTTCAATACGAATGTCCAAATACGCTAAGAAGATCATTGGTTTTGATAATTCAATTGAAATGATCAAAATTGCTCAAGGATTATTAGATTCAAGTCAAGCGGATAACGTGGAATTTGTTTACGCCACGACAAAGTCAGAGCTTCCATTTACTGATGGACAATTTGATCTAATTTACGATCGGAGGGGGCCAACTACAATCATAAATCACGGTAGGATATTAGCATCGGATGGGATCATATTTGGAATTCATAATAACGTAGATAAAGTAAGAGAACGATTAGTTATGAATGGTTATAAGAACATTGAGATTGAAGAGTACAAAGAGGCTATATTTTATTTTCCTAATGATTTGGAGTTTGCGAGATTTCTATCTGACATTCCAGGAAACCCGGACTATACGTTGCCGGAATATAGGGAAAAACTTCAAGAAAAGTTGAATGAAAATATGATAAATGGAAGAATCGGTTTTAGAGAACTGAAGTACATATGGAAAGCGGTAAAACCTTAAGTGTAAGAAACTCGAAGAAGGCAGCCACATCCTATAGCACCGTTTTCACGCATCGGGCCTAACGACCCTCGGTCGCAGACGTGAGTTCGAGGAAGCGGTTGCTGCGACAACTCCCTACGTGAGTTTGAGAATGCAGGAGGTGTTAGGCGAAAGATCGAAGATTAATTTAGTCAGAGCAGTTCAGTGATGCTTGAAGAAAACTTATAGAAATTATGCTCATGAATCCCAGATCAGTCACAGATTTAGAAGGCACCTCGGTCCGCAATGGAATGAAGGCAGGAGAAACATTAAAACTTCAAGGGAAATCTAAATATCAAATGCAAGATGAGAAGTTAATATTGATTAAAGACCATAGTTAAACCATTTTGGGAGTGTTTTAGCGGACAACCGTACTGGCTAAGAGCTATCTGAATGCAGAAGACGGTATATGAAATCGTGGCAAAGTAATAAACATAATATGGGGCTGATTGTAATGGCTATAACTACACCTCTATTAAACATGAAACCAGTAATAATTGAACATGAAGAGTTAAAACTTATTGGGATCCCTTGTATTAGTCTCACTAATATGAGTAGTAAATACCAGAACGCTAAAGAGAGTTTACTTTCTTCGACGAAATATTTTCCACAGGTAATCAATCATAAAATTCATTATGGAATGTGGCCGACCGTAGATACACAGAATAATCCAGAAAGACATGCTTATATTCTTTGTGTCGAAGTCAGCACCTTTGAAAACATTCCCGCGTGGTACATCAAGATAAGTGTACCAAAGCAAAAATGCGTAGTTGTTGCGAATGATCAAGGGGATTTTGATGCAGCTAGCAGACTTGTAGATACATATTTAAAACAAAACAAGATTAATGTAAGTGCAGTAGGCAGAGAATATATTATATGTGAAAAATATAATTATGAAGGGGAAGGTTTCTCAAGGTACTCATTACCTATTGTTTAATAAAATTATAGGGTATCTCAACCACGCATCGGGCTTACGCCCTCGGTCAGCCGAGGCATTTCAGTGAAGTTGATTCAGCGGAGAACCCCTCCACCACCTAGCCACATCGCGGCCGAAAATCCTGGGAGACTAAGATAAGAGCTATTCAAGTCTCCCAGGATTCCTTAAGGTGGTGGGGTTCGTGAATGCTGGCGCCGTTAAATGAAAGCTCAGAACTGGAAAATCTGGGGTTGAAATCATTTGATTTTTTCATACCGGAGGTTGTGATGGTGAATAATGTTACGTATAAAAAACTACAAACCGGAGACGAATTGATATTTTCTGAACTAGTTCTGCTTTTCAATAAGGAGTTTGAATCACCTAATACGGACTACGTAAATAATGATAATATTGCTAGGCTTTTATCGAGCCCTTTTTTTGTTTGTATCGTTGCAATACAGGGTGACGAGGTTATAGGCGGATTAACAGGATACGAATTGGATATGTATGATCGGAAGGGATCCACTCTATATTTATACGACATAGCGGTAGGAACGAATTATCAACGTAAGGGAATAGGAAGTAGTCTTATTAGGGAATTAGTAAAATATTGTAAATCAAATGAAATACGAGATATCTTTGTTCAAGCAGATGCTATTGATCAACACGCGGTTGAGTTTTACAAAAATCTTGGTGGAGAGAAATCTAGTGTCTATCAGTTTACATTCGCTGTTGTGTGACACTTAAAAATACCAAAAAAATCTTGGTTCGTATTTCGAAGAAGGCAGTAACATTCTTTAACAACGCATTCACGCATCGGGGACATTCGTCCCCTTAGTCCCGGAAGTGAGGGTTGAGGAGTGGCTCCCGGGACACCTTCGGGCTTAAGGTGGTGGGATGTCGCAAATGCAACAACGTTACACACGATATTCGCGAAAACCCAAAAACCCGAAAACCCGATAAAACTAATTAGAATAGGGGAATGACTCATTATATCTCAAGCAGTAATAATTAAAGACAAGCGAATACTTATGGTTAGGCAATATGTCGAAAGAGGGGATATTGTATGGAACTTTCCCGGCGGCGGAATCGAAGAAGGGGAAAGTGCTGAATTTTCATGTGTGAGGGAAGTCAAGGAAGAGACTGGATATGATGTAGAAGTTCGGCGGTTGCTGTGTGAAGAGGATGATAAATATACATATATTGTCGAGATCATAGACGGAGAATTACAACTAGATAAGAACGTGAAGTACGATGAAGATATCGTAGAAGTAGCTTGGATTGATGTTAATGACGAGGAGAAATTCGATACCTATACTCGACCTATAATAGATCGCTTGAAGAGGGAAGGGAGCTTGTAAGCAAACGCGCATTGGGCCAGCTACGCTGTCCCACGATACGGGGTGCTGCGGACAACCTCCGACGAGGTTTGTGAATGCAAGAGCCGTTCGACGAATATGTTACAAGTCTCCTGTTCGTAGTATTGTTACCAATTTACATAATTTAACAACTGACAACTATCAAAAGTGTTGCCATTACTGATGATGTTAGTAGTGAGTTTAACACTTTGAACGAACTATAGGTGGTATCAACTTGATGGATCTGGTCAACAGGCAGCGTATGCAGTCTTAAAGCTATCAGCAGCTGATTTCGAAGATCACGCATCGGGCTGACGCTCTCGATCCGCGGGAAGTATTATTCGGATTATTTGGAAGGAAGTGGAAGTTAAAGAGTAGAATAATTATGAAGATGACGTAACCGGATGCGGTTCCGAATTTGTGAAAAAATCGGTGATAAGAACAAGTAATTGGAAGGTGATTTTATGGACAATTTTAACACTAAGAACAT
Coding sequences:
- a CDS encoding NUDIX domain-containing protein: MRGTLCENLGKQIMWVITKMNRERACSAILFNGKIIMVKVVEKDHSFWTLPGGGVEAGESREQAAIREVMEEVNLEINIVRYLFERKYAAGIEYCYLAEPKDIKKLNIELGYDPELEDYEQVLKQVEWFEIDKVREDLHVSRVIESLSQEEINKYNVNVVR
- a CDS encoding class I SAM-dependent methyltransferase, with the protein product MAANRIKHWRLFMGVEWYDMIARRNGGYQGRSIYTIEGRSAEDLFEERLMKMLPNFRTVLDAGCGHGDFSIRMSKYAKKIIGFDNSIEMIKIAQGLLDSSQADNVEFVYATTKSELPFTDGQFDLIYDRRGPTTIINHGRILASDGIIFGIHNNVDKVRERLVMNGYKNIEIEEYKEAIFYFPNDLEFARFLSDIPGNPDYTLPEYREKLQEKLNENMINGRIGFRELKYIWKAVKP
- a CDS encoding effector binding domain-containing protein → MKSWQSNKHNMGLIVMAITTPLLNMKPVIIEHEELKLIGIPCISLTNMSSKYQNAKESLLSSTKYFPQVINHKIHYGMWPTVDTQNNPERHAYILCVEVSTFENIPAWYIKISVPKQKCVVVANDQGDFDAASRLVDTYLKQNKINVSAVGREYIICEKYNYEGEGFSRYSLPIV
- a CDS encoding nucleotidyltransferase family protein → MQETLGERSKINLVRAGSMMLEGKLIEIMLINPRTVIDLETVKSLELKNWFIAAGYVRNQVWDHLHNNKKPLIFEDVDIIYYDSSDITEETDKKYEEQLRAKNSNLNWSVKNQARMHLRNNHEQYLSIDDAMRRWPEAATAVGIKLTDQDRIDVIAPHGLEDLFELKLRQSRYCKDRAIFMKRIYDKKWLDRWNQLKIVLG
- a CDS encoding GNAT family N-acetyltransferase, with translation MLAPLNESSELENLGLKSFDFFIPEVVMVNNVTYKKLQTGDELIFSELVLLFNKEFESPNTDYVNNDNIARLLSSPFFVCIVAIQGDEVIGGLTGYELDMYDRKGSTLYLYDIAVGTNYQRKGIGSSLIRELVKYCKSNEIRDIFVQADAIDQHAVEFYKNLGGEKSSVYQFTFAVV
- a CDS encoding NUDIX hydrolase, which gives rise to MKDKRILMVRQYVERGDIVWNFPGGGIEEGESAEFSCVREVKEETGYDVEVRRLLCEEDDKYTYIVEIIDGELQLDKNVKYDEDIVEVAWIDVNDEEKFDTYTRPIIDRLKREGSL